A region of the Arthrobacter sp. FW306-07-I genome:
GTTCGCCGGAGCGGGAGTGCGCCCAAAACGGACGGAACACTGGATGGTCTTCAGCCCCCGCCACCGGGGCCTCGATGACGCCAAAGAGGTACTCGATGCCCCAGGCGCCGGTGGCAGGATCCTGCCACAGCGGATCGCCTTCGAAGTCGAAGAAGATGTCGCCGGCGCTTGGTGCCGGAAGGGACCCGATCACGGTCTCCTGAAGAACGGTGTAGGAGACCGTGTGCGGTTCACCATCCTTAACGTAGGTGCGGGACCCCGCCGGCTCATCCAGGCCCAGCTGCATCCGGGCCTGGGCGCGGAGCCGGACCACGGAGTTCTTTGCGTCCGCGGCCGGCATGGCCGCCAGTTCATCGATGGTGCTGACGTTGGCTTCGTGAAGTTTCCGCCGCTGGACAACGGACATGCCTGCCACCATCAGCAGGTCCCTGTGCAGCTTGACCTGCTCGGCGCAGTAGTCGCAGCGTCCGCAGTGCACGATGCCGGGCTGCTGCCACTGCACCGGGGTATCGCCCCCGCGGTGGTCTGAGGTGAGCTGGCGGAAGCACCGGCGCCGCTCCCGGAACAGCGGCAGCAGGTCCGGCAGTGAGTGGCTGCTGCGCAGCCAGTCGTCGCCCACCCGGGTGCCCAGGACGAGGGTGACCACCGGCGACGGTTCCAGCCCCATGCCCAGGAGTTGGTCGCCGTACGCGGCAAGCTGAAGGAGGGCCCCTGCCTTGGCGTGCCGGGCGAGTTTGGTGTCCCAGACCTCGTACCGCCCAGGGTTTCCCGTTCCGGCGGCCTCGTTGACCAGGAAGTCTGCGTAGCCCAGGAATTCGCCGTCGAAGAAGGTGGCCTGGAACACCACGTCCGCACCGGACCGGAGCGCCAGTTCGGTTTCCGCGTGCTTTGCCTGCAGCTCGCCGCGGAGGTTTTCGCCGCGCTCCAGCGAGTAGACGCCCGAGCCCCGGCTGGCGTCCCACTCGCCGTACTTCGCCACCAGGCTGGCAAGCACCGTCTGCTCGTGCCGGTCGCCCAGCTCACCCGCGCGCTTTTGCATCTCGTCAACGGCGAACTCTGCCTTGGGTGCACGGCCCAGCTTTTCGTCCAGGATCCGGAGCGTGCGGTACTCACACTCGGAGGCAGCCACCAGGTCACTGGCCGAAAAGACCAGGTCCGGTGGCGAACCGGAGTCAGTTTCAACACCGGCAGCGTGGAGCAGAAACACGGGGCCTCCCCAATGACAGCCGGACCCGGAGACGGTTTCCGTGGCCCTGTTTTCGTGGCTGGAACAAACGTAGCAAGAGGGACCGACAAAGACCGGACAGGCCCTCAACAACAACGGACCCGGGCGTGAACGCCAGGCCCGTCTTGGCAAAAGCCGGCAGGTCAGCTTTCAGCTGCGGCTGCCCGGACCTGGGCCTTGTCATGTTCCGCGTGGGCCTTGCGGATCAAGTCCATGAACTCGGTCTCGTTGCGGACCAGGCGCTTGTACTTTTCCGGGAGCTTGCGGATCTGGGTCTCCTCCCGGCACATCCTGGCGAAGATCTTGTCGCGTTCGGCCATGTCTGTTTCGTAATTGAGGTCCAGGTATTCGGTGGCGTGCCGCCTGGCCCCGGACACGGCGTTCTTGGCCTTGCCCTTGGGGCTGAAGATGGACGCGAGGATGGTCACCACCAGGACACCCAGGATGACGCCCAGGGAGACTCCGGTGCTGACTTCCACCACGTTGACGTGTTCGCCGTCGTTGATGAACGGGAGGGTGTTTTCGTGCAGGGCGTGCAGGATGAGCTTCACGCCAATAAAGCCGAGGATGACCGCCAGCCCGTAGGAGAGGAAGATCAGCCGGTCCAGCAGGCCGTCGATCAGGAAGAACAGTTGGCGCAGGCCCATCAGCGAGAACGCCGTGGCGGTGAAGACGACGAACACGTTCTGGGTGAGGCCGAAGATCGCCGGAATGGAGTCCAGGGCGAACAGGATGTCCGTGCCGCCGATGGCCACCATCACCAAGAGCATCGGAGTCAGGACCCGCTTGCCGTTCTCCACAGTGAAGAGCTTGTCGCCGTCGTAGTGCTGCGACGCCGGCAGGAACTTCCGGGCGAGCCGGACCACCAGGCCTTCGGAGTCGTCGTCGTGGCTGTCCGGCTTGAGCAGGTTGCCCGCAGTTACCAGCAGGATGAGCCCGAAGATGTAGAACACCCAGGCGAAGCTGTTGATCAGTGCCGCACCCAGGAAGATGAACGCCGTGCGCGCGATCAGGGAGAACACAATGCCGAACAGCAGCACCTTTTGCTGGTCGGCCCGCGGCACCTTGAAGCTGGCCATAATGATGAGGAAAACGAAGAGGTTGTCCACGGACAACGCCTTCTCCGTGACATAGCCGGCAAAGTACTCGGTGCCCATGTCGGGGCCGCCAAACAGCAGTACACCCAGCCCGAACAGCACGGCAATTCCCACATAGATCGCCGACCAGGTGGCCGATTCCTTGATAGTGGGGGTGTGGGCCTTCCGGACGTGGAAGAAGAAGTCGAAGGCCAGCAGCCCCACGATTCCCGCAATGGTCAGGGTCCAGGCAAACGCAGGTACTTCCACGCGGGGGGCCTTTCGTTGGAGGGTCCCCCCAGCCTACCTAAGAGGGCTTCAGGAGTTGGTTTTCCACGACGGCGGACCGGGACAGGGTCTTGTACCCTTCCTGCTCGAAGAGCACGGTGATCACATCGTCCTCGTGCCGCATGACCAGGCCTGGCCCCCATTCCTTGTGGACCACTGCTGACTGGAGCGGGAACGGCTCATCGCCGGCACCGGAAGCCGGTGCGCCGCCGTCGGACGCTGCGCCCTGCTGTTTCCTGCCGGCCTTCTTGTTCGCCTGCTTCTTGTCCGGCTTGCCTTCCTTCGCTGCGTCAACGGGAGCGGCGGCAGCGGCAGCGCAGCCGTCACAGTTGCCGCAGGGCTCGGGCAGGTCCTCGCCGAAGTAGCCCAGCAGGAACTGCCGGCGGCAGCCGTCCGTCTCCGCGTACGCGCGCATCATGGTGAGGCGGGACTGGTCCACCCGCTGGCGGGCTTCGGCGAGTTCGACGGCGTCACTCACCAAGGTGGGCAGCTTGGCTTTGGACGTCAGCCGGACGCCGCGCTTGCCAACACC
Encoded here:
- a CDS encoding TerC family protein; its protein translation is MEVPAFAWTLTIAGIVGLLAFDFFFHVRKAHTPTIKESATWSAIYVGIAVLFGLGVLLFGGPDMGTEYFAGYVTEKALSVDNLFVFLIIMASFKVPRADQQKVLLFGIVFSLIARTAFIFLGAALINSFAWVFYIFGLILLVTAGNLLKPDSHDDDSEGLVVRLARKFLPASQHYDGDKLFTVENGKRVLTPMLLVMVAIGGTDILFALDSIPAIFGLTQNVFVVFTATAFSLMGLRQLFFLIDGLLDRLIFLSYGLAVILGFIGVKLILHALHENTLPFINDGEHVNVVEVSTGVSLGVILGVLVVTILASIFSPKGKAKNAVSGARRHATEYLDLNYETDMAERDKIFARMCREETQIRKLPEKYKRLVRNETEFMDLIRKAHAEHDKAQVRAAAAES